From the Streptomyces sp. Tu 2975 genome, one window contains:
- a CDS encoding SPW_0924 family protein, translating into MRALVAAAVGLAAALALVLTVTAIGAPAGETSPEPLLTTVPGPKD; encoded by the coding sequence ATGCGCGCCCTCGTCGCCGCCGCCGTCGGACTCGCCGCCGCCCTCGCCCTCGTGCTCACCGTCACGGCGATCGGCGCACCGGCCGGCGAGACCTCGCCGGAGCCGCTGCTGACGACCGTCCCCGGCCCCAAGGACTGA
- a CDS encoding PAC2 family protein gives MLDPQGLYEWEPKGLAVVDMALAQESAGLVMLYHFDGYIDAGETGEQIVDNLLETLPHQVVARFDHDRLVDYRARRPLLTFRRDRWSGYDTPSLELRLVQDATGAPFLLLSGPEPDVEWERFAAAVGQIIERLGVRLAVNFHGIPMGVPHTRPVGITPHGNRTDLMPGHRSPFDEAQVPGSAEALVEYRLMQAGHDVLGVAAHVPHYVARSSYPDAALTVLEAITAATGLVLPGIAHALRTEAHRTQTEIERQIGEGDEELIALVQGLEHQYDAMAGAETRGSLVAEAVELPSADEIGREFERFLAEREGDA, from the coding sequence GTGCTTGATCCGCAGGGTTTGTACGAGTGGGAGCCGAAGGGTCTCGCGGTCGTCGACATGGCGCTCGCGCAGGAGTCGGCCGGCCTGGTCATGCTGTACCACTTCGACGGCTACATCGACGCGGGGGAGACCGGCGAGCAGATCGTCGACAACCTGCTGGAGACGCTTCCTCACCAAGTGGTGGCGCGGTTCGACCACGACAGGCTCGTGGACTACCGGGCACGGCGCCCGCTGCTGACCTTCCGCCGCGACCGCTGGTCCGGCTACGACACGCCCTCCCTCGAGCTCAGGCTCGTCCAGGACGCCACCGGTGCACCGTTCCTGCTGCTCTCCGGCCCCGAGCCGGACGTCGAGTGGGAGCGCTTCGCGGCCGCGGTCGGCCAGATCATCGAGCGGCTCGGGGTGCGTCTCGCGGTCAACTTCCACGGCATCCCGATGGGCGTCCCGCACACCCGCCCCGTGGGCATCACCCCTCACGGCAACCGCACCGACCTCATGCCCGGGCATCGCAGCCCCTTCGACGAGGCGCAGGTACCCGGCAGCGCGGAGGCGCTCGTGGAGTACCGCCTCATGCAGGCAGGTCACGACGTACTCGGCGTGGCCGCCCATGTGCCGCACTACGTGGCTCGCTCCTCGTACCCGGACGCGGCCCTGACCGTGCTGGAGGCGATCACGGCCGCCACGGGGCTGGTGCTGCCCGGAATCGCGCACGCGTTGCGGACCGAGGCTCACCGCACCCAGACGGAGATCGAGCGGCAGATCGGGGAGGGCGACGAAGAGCTCATCGCCCTTGTGCAGGGTCTTGAGCACCAGTACGACGCGATGGCGGGTGCCGAGACTCGCGGCAGCCTTGTCGCGGAGGCCGTGGAACTGCCGTCGGCGGACGAGATCGGCCGGGAGTTCGAGCGCTTCCTCGCGGAGCGTGAGGGCGACGCCTAG
- the hrpB gene encoding ATP-dependent helicase HrpB, whose protein sequence is MIRNDAIDRLPVRHAVDELLGALDEHGTAVLCAPPGTGKTTLVPLVLAETGARVVVAEPRRIAARAAARRMAWLLGEKVGGRVGFTVRGERVVGPETVVEVVTTGVLLQRLQRDQELAGVDAVMLDECHERHLDADTVAAFLLDVRATLRPELRLLAASATTDAEGWARLLGDAPVVRAEGIAHPVETVWAPPARPVRPPHGMRVDPALLTHVASVVRRALEEREGDVLCFLPGVGEIGRVAGQLAGAGPEVLQVHGRAPTAVQDAVLSGGDARRVILATSVAESSLTVPGVRVVVDSGLAREPRTDHARGLSALTTVRASQASGRQRAGRAGREGPGAVYRCWTEAEDTRLPRFPAPEIKVADLTAFALHVACWGDPAAAGLALLDAPPPGAMAAARSVLAAIGAVDASGRATGRGSRMSRLGVHPRLARALLDGSAQVGARRAAEVVALLSDEPPREYGDDLAGAWRAARRGNDAYGARWRAEIRRLESSLGGGTGHPAGPSGDDAVAGLVAALAFPERVARRRGDGAYLMASGTGGLLDAGSAVRDAPWLAVAVADRPATAVSARIRLAAVLDEDGARHAASHLLSRSEDVHWEDGDVVARRVERLGAVELSVRPLSTPDPGLVREALLEGLRREGLGLLHWTRETHGLRERLAFLHRVLGAPWPDVSDAELLDRADEWLEPELSRARRRADLGRIQAGQALQRLLPWATGDAARLDELAPERIEVPSGSRIRVEYGGEQPVLAVKLQELFGLRETPEVAGVPVVVHLLSPAGRPAAVTADLASFWREGYRAVRAELRGRYPKHPWPEDPATAEPTRHTKARLRP, encoded by the coding sequence GTGATCCGAAACGACGCAATCGACCGCCTTCCCGTCCGCCATGCCGTCGACGAGCTGCTCGGCGCGCTCGACGAGCACGGCACGGCCGTGCTGTGCGCTCCGCCGGGCACCGGCAAGACCACGCTGGTGCCGTTGGTCCTCGCCGAGACCGGCGCCAGGGTCGTGGTCGCCGAACCACGCCGGATAGCGGCCCGCGCGGCGGCGCGGCGGATGGCCTGGCTCCTCGGCGAGAAGGTGGGCGGCCGGGTGGGCTTCACCGTCCGCGGCGAGCGCGTGGTCGGTCCGGAGACCGTCGTGGAGGTTGTCACCACCGGCGTGCTGCTCCAGCGGTTGCAGCGCGACCAGGAGCTGGCCGGTGTGGACGCGGTGATGCTCGACGAGTGCCACGAGCGGCATCTCGACGCCGACACCGTCGCCGCCTTCCTGCTGGATGTACGCGCCACCCTGCGTCCGGAGCTGCGGCTCTTGGCCGCCTCCGCGACGACGGACGCGGAAGGGTGGGCGCGGCTCCTCGGCGACGCGCCGGTGGTGCGGGCCGAGGGCATCGCGCATCCGGTCGAGACCGTCTGGGCCCCTCCTGCCCGTCCGGTTCGGCCGCCGCACGGGATGCGGGTCGATCCCGCGCTGCTGACGCATGTGGCTTCCGTGGTGCGCAGGGCGCTCGAGGAACGTGAGGGGGACGTGCTCTGCTTCCTGCCGGGCGTGGGCGAGATCGGCCGCGTGGCCGGGCAGCTCGCGGGGGCGGGCCCGGAAGTCCTCCAGGTCCACGGCCGGGCGCCGACGGCCGTCCAGGACGCGGTGCTCTCCGGCGGTGACGCCCGCCGGGTGATCCTCGCGACGTCGGTGGCCGAATCGTCCCTGACCGTGCCGGGAGTGCGCGTCGTCGTGGACTCCGGGCTGGCGCGTGAGCCACGCACGGACCACGCGCGGGGCCTGAGCGCCCTCACGACCGTGCGGGCTTCGCAGGCTTCCGGTCGCCAGCGGGCGGGCAGGGCCGGCCGCGAGGGGCCCGGCGCGGTGTACCGCTGCTGGACGGAGGCGGAGGACACCCGGCTTCCGCGTTTCCCCGCCCCGGAGATCAAGGTCGCGGATCTGACGGCGTTCGCCCTGCACGTGGCGTGCTGGGGCGACCCGGCAGCCGCCGGTCTGGCACTCCTGGACGCTCCTCCGCCGGGCGCAATGGCCGCCGCGCGCTCGGTGCTGGCCGCGATCGGCGCGGTCGACGCGTCGGGCAGGGCCACCGGCCGTGGCTCCCGGATGTCGCGGCTGGGCGTGCATCCGCGGCTGGCCCGGGCCCTCCTCGACGGCTCCGCCCAGGTGGGCGCCCGGCGCGCGGCCGAGGTGGTGGCGCTGCTGAGCGACGAACCGCCGCGGGAGTACGGGGACGACCTGGCCGGCGCCTGGCGAGCGGCCCGGCGCGGCAACGACGCGTACGGAGCACGGTGGCGTGCGGAGATCCGCCGGCTGGAGTCGTCACTCGGCGGCGGCACGGGGCACCCGGCGGGACCGTCCGGCGACGACGCCGTCGCGGGGCTCGTCGCCGCGCTCGCGTTCCCTGAGCGGGTGGCGCGGCGGCGCGGGGACGGGGCGTATCTGATGGCTTCCGGCACCGGAGGCCTGCTCGACGCGGGATCGGCTGTGCGCGACGCCCCCTGGCTGGCGGTCGCCGTCGCCGACCGCCCCGCCACCGCCGTGTCCGCGCGGATCAGGCTCGCCGCCGTCCTCGACGAGGACGGCGCCCGCCACGCCGCCTCCCACCTTCTGTCCCGGAGCGAGGATGTCCACTGGGAGGACGGTGACGTGGTGGCCCGGCGCGTGGAGCGCCTGGGTGCGGTCGAGCTGTCCGTACGCCCCTTGAGCACGCCCGACCCCGGGCTGGTGCGAGAGGCGTTGCTGGAGGGCCTGCGGCGGGAAGGGCTCGGGCTGCTGCACTGGACGCGCGAGACGCACGGGCTGCGCGAGCGGCTCGCCTTCCTGCACAGGGTGCTGGGCGCGCCGTGGCCGGACGTGTCGGACGCAGAGCTGCTCGATCGGGCCGATGAGTGGCTGGAGCCGGAGCTGTCCCGCGCCCGGCGGCGGGCGGACCTCGGCCGCATCCAGGCCGGTCAGGCATTGCAGCGGCTGCTGCCGTGGGCGACCGGCGACGCGGCCAGGCTGGACGAGCTCGCGCCGGAGAGGATCGAGGTGCCGAGCGGGTCCCGGATACGGGTCGAGTACGGCGGGGAGCAGCCGGTGCTCGCGGTGAAGCTCCAAGAACTGTTCGGGCTGCGCGAGACGCCTGAGGTCGCCGGTGTACCTGTGGTGGTGCACCTCCTCTCCCCCGCCGGCCGGCCGGCGGCGGTCACCGCGGATCTGGCCTCGTTCTGGCGTGAGGGCTACCGGGCGGTGCGGGCGGAGCTGCGCGGCCGTTATCCGAAGCATCCCTGGCCCGAGGATCCGGCGACGGCGGAACCGACGCGGCACACGAAGGCGCGGCTCAGACCCTGA
- a CDS encoding lytic transglycosylase domain-containing protein, whose product MAAQFGRRLRRGATTTAVAAAAVAALSASQAPGVTSAVSGTGQEASDAAPPPGTPVTGNSPYYTDLPPLNTPDKPGTSGDLPELGVGEAGIPASVLAAYKQAEQTIAASDPACRLPWQLLAAIGKVESGQARGGRVDANGTTLTPILGPVLNGVGFANISDSDNGAYDGDKVHDRAVGPMQFIPQTWATWGQDANADGRKDPNNIYDAALAAGRYLCANGRDLGNKDDLDQAILGYNHSREYLRTVLSWFEYYKRGAHQVPDGAGVLPVGDGPDSSGPLPTPRPTPTPGPSTPTPKPTPSPTPGPSTPTPTPTPTPTPTPTPPPTATPAPAPVSRIEDAGTGPLTAVAGRKFTERVTVRAENAKGKPVVKVAVRFMIVGDTDTRFADGRTEAVVATGADGTVSAPALVAGERTGAFTVRATVVERSLPGVEFKATVTEREADSIVRTDTTILTATAGGEFADVIRVRAACDGVAASGVAVSATMIASKETGAENDKGPYFKKSDGTVVRTLTGLRTGADGMLELPKVFADDNQGTFVLRLTAPGGGSLDIELQVTAPASTTPSPSPSPTP is encoded by the coding sequence ATGGCAGCGCAATTCGGCCGCCGGCTGCGCAGGGGGGCGACGACGACGGCGGTTGCCGCCGCTGCCGTGGCCGCACTCTCGGCGTCACAGGCGCCCGGAGTCACGTCCGCCGTCTCGGGCACCGGGCAGGAGGCGTCGGACGCGGCCCCGCCGCCCGGAACACCGGTGACCGGAAACTCCCCGTACTACACGGACCTCCCGCCGCTGAACACACCCGACAAGCCCGGCACTTCGGGCGATCTGCCGGAACTCGGCGTGGGTGAGGCCGGTATACCCGCATCCGTCCTCGCCGCCTACAAGCAGGCCGAGCAGACCATCGCCGCGTCCGACCCGGCCTGCCGGCTGCCCTGGCAGCTGCTCGCCGCCATCGGCAAGGTCGAGTCGGGGCAGGCCAGGGGCGGCAGGGTCGACGCGAACGGCACGACGCTCACCCCGATCCTCGGCCCCGTCCTCAACGGTGTCGGCTTCGCGAACATCTCCGACTCCGACAACGGCGCCTACGACGGCGACAAGGTGCACGACCGTGCCGTCGGGCCGATGCAGTTCATCCCGCAGACGTGGGCGACCTGGGGCCAGGACGCCAACGCCGACGGCCGCAAGGACCCCAACAACATCTACGACGCGGCGCTCGCCGCGGGCCGCTATCTGTGTGCCAACGGCCGCGACCTCGGCAACAAGGACGACCTCGACCAGGCGATCCTCGGCTACAACCACTCGCGGGAATACCTGCGCACGGTGCTGTCCTGGTTCGAGTACTACAAGCGCGGCGCCCACCAGGTCCCCGACGGGGCGGGCGTTCTGCCGGTGGGCGACGGTCCCGACAGCTCGGGCCCGCTGCCGACGCCGAGGCCCACCCCTACGCCGGGCCCGTCGACTCCCACGCCGAAGCCGACGCCGAGCCCCACGCCGGGCCCGTCGACTCCCACCCCCACGCCGACGCCCACGCCGACGCCCACGCCGACCCCGCCTCCGACGGCCACTCCGGCCCCCGCTCCCGTGAGCCGTATCGAGGACGCCGGCACCGGGCCGCTGACGGCCGTGGCCGGGCGGAAGTTCACCGAGCGGGTCACGGTCCGCGCCGAGAACGCGAAGGGGAAGCCCGTCGTCAAGGTGGCGGTCCGGTTCATGATCGTCGGTGACACCGACACCCGATTCGCCGATGGCCGGACCGAGGCGGTCGTGGCCACAGGGGCGGACGGCACGGTCAGCGCCCCGGCGCTGGTCGCGGGGGAGAGGACCGGTGCCTTCACGGTGCGGGCCACCGTCGTCGAGCGCTCCCTGCCCGGCGTCGAGTTCAAGGCCACGGTCACCGAGCGGGAAGCGGACAGCATCGTCCGGACCGATACCACGATCCTGACGGCCACCGCCGGTGGTGAGTTCGCGGACGTCATCCGCGTCAGGGCCGCATGCGACGGAGTCGCCGCCTCCGGTGTCGCGGTCTCCGCCACGATGATCGCGTCCAAGGAGACCGGGGCGGAGAACGACAAGGGGCCGTACTTCAAGAAGTCCGACGGCACGGTCGTCCGCACTCTGACCGGCCTCCGCACCGGCGCCGACGGCATGCTCGAGCTTCCGAAGGTCTTCGCCGACGACAACCAGGGCACCTTCGTCCTCCGGCTCACCGCTCCCGGCGGCGGCAGCCTGGACATCGAACTGCAGGTGACGGCACCGGCGAGCACCACCCCGTCGCCCTCCCCGTCGCCGACCCCCTGA
- a CDS encoding tetratricopeptide repeat protein, with protein sequence MSNSNPETHVIDFRAAEQLLAARDPRGAVKLLDSVIAAHPENTAARLLRARAFFLSAQLRPAELEFELVLEREPDNAFAHFALARTFERAGKPEQAKRHFRLAAALDPNPEYLKAARFDTE encoded by the coding sequence GTGTCGAACAGCAACCCGGAAACGCACGTCATCGACTTTCGCGCTGCCGAGCAGCTGCTGGCCGCGCGGGACCCGCGCGGGGCCGTCAAGCTGCTCGATTCGGTGATCGCGGCTCACCCCGAGAACACGGCGGCCCGTCTGCTGCGCGCACGAGCGTTCTTCCTGTCGGCCCAATTGCGTCCGGCGGAGCTCGAATTCGAGCTCGTTCTCGAGCGTGAGCCGGACAACGCGTTCGCCCACTTCGCGCTCGCGCGGACCTTCGAGCGGGCGGGCAAGCCCGAGCAGGCCAAGCGGCACTTCCGGCTGGCGGCGGCCCTGGACCCGAACCCGGAGTATCTGAAGGCCGCCCGGTTCGACACCGAGTGA
- the coaE gene encoding dephospho-CoA kinase, producing MLTVGLTGGIGAGKSEVSRLLASYGAVVVDADKIAREVVEPGTPGLAAVVDAFGPEVLTADGSLDRPKLGSIVFADAERLATLNGIVHPLVGARSRELEQAAGSDDVVVHDVPLLTENKLRSLYDLVVVVDASQKTQLDRLVRLRGMTEGEARSRMAAQATREERLAIADLVIDNDGPLEELEPQVREVWQELTRRAASGQAQS from the coding sequence ATGCTGACAGTGGGTCTGACCGGTGGCATCGGCGCCGGCAAGAGCGAAGTGTCCCGGCTGCTGGCCTCCTACGGGGCGGTCGTGGTCGATGCCGACAAGATCGCACGTGAGGTCGTCGAGCCCGGGACCCCCGGGCTCGCCGCCGTCGTGGACGCCTTCGGCCCGGAGGTACTGACCGCCGACGGCAGCCTTGACCGTCCCAAGCTCGGCTCGATCGTCTTCGCCGACGCCGAGCGTCTTGCCACCCTGAACGGCATCGTGCACCCCTTGGTCGGCGCCCGCTCCCGCGAACTGGAGCAGGCGGCGGGTTCGGACGACGTGGTCGTCCACGACGTGCCACTGCTCACGGAGAACAAGCTCCGGTCCCTGTACGACCTGGTCGTCGTGGTGGACGCGTCGCAGAAGACGCAGCTGGACCGGCTCGTACGGTTGCGCGGGATGACGGAGGGCGAGGCGCGCTCGAGGATGGCGGCGCAGGCCACGCGTGAGGAGCGGCTGGCCATCGCCGATCTTGTCATCGACAACGACGGGCCGTTGGAGGAACTGGAGCCTCAGGTACGCGAGGTGTGGCAGGAGCTGACCCGACGCGCGGCTTCGGGTCAGGCGCAGAGCTGA
- a CDS encoding right-handed parallel beta-helix repeat-containing protein, which translates to MRIRKPLPSLLASLLAAGGLSLLATPADAASVIDVDTATELKAALTAARPGDTIQLADGTYTGNFKTSVDGTSSSRIMLTGSSRAVLKAGGGYGLHLNGASYWTVRGITVTGGQKGIMTDTADGVVIDSVTVHGLDMEGVHFRNSSRDGVIKNSRIHDTGNDGRGMGEGVYVGSAGGTSDRSDNVQILDNTIGPDVGGEAVDIKEGTTGAKIIGNTFDGRGLTGANYDDSWVDVKGNNVLVENNTGRNTTNNGYETHTQQSGWGCGTVFRGNNSDLRGATGAKQLAVSVTNQSSSCRTTVYASNTVTGGKGLTNIAVTP; encoded by the coding sequence ATGCGCATCAGAAAACCGCTCCCCTCCTTGCTCGCCTCCCTGCTCGCGGCCGGCGGGCTGTCCCTGCTGGCCACCCCGGCGGATGCCGCATCGGTCATCGACGTGGACACCGCCACCGAACTGAAGGCCGCCCTCACTGCGGCCCGCCCCGGCGACACGATCCAGCTCGCCGACGGCACGTACACCGGCAACTTCAAGACCAGCGTGGACGGCACGTCGAGCTCCCGTATCATGCTGACAGGCTCGTCTCGAGCCGTGCTCAAGGCAGGCGGCGGCTACGGGCTCCACCTCAACGGCGCCTCCTACTGGACCGTCAGGGGAATCACGGTCACCGGCGGGCAGAAGGGCATCATGACGGACACCGCGGACGGTGTCGTCATCGACTCGGTCACCGTTCACGGCCTCGACATGGAAGGCGTCCACTTCCGCAACTCCAGCCGCGACGGCGTCATCAAGAACTCGCGCATCCACGACACCGGGAACGACGGCAGGGGGATGGGCGAGGGCGTGTACGTCGGTTCGGCCGGCGGCACCTCCGACCGGAGCGACAACGTGCAGATCCTCGACAACACCATCGGCCCGGACGTCGGCGGCGAGGCCGTCGACATCAAGGAGGGCACGACCGGCGCGAAGATCATCGGAAACACCTTCGACGGCCGCGGCCTGACCGGTGCGAACTACGACGACTCCTGGGTCGACGTGAAGGGCAACAACGTCCTCGTGGAGAACAACACCGGCAGGAACACCACGAACAACGGCTACGAGACCCACACCCAGCAGAGCGGCTGGGGCTGCGGCACCGTGTTCCGCGGCAACAACTCGGATCTGCGCGGCGCGACCGGCGCCAAGCAGCTCGCCGTCAGCGTCACCAACCAGAGTTCGAGCTGCCGCACGACCGTCTACGCGAGCAACACCGTGACCGGAGGCAAGGGTCTGACCAACATCGCGGTCACACCATAG
- a CDS encoding DUF3068 domain-containing protein codes for MRSRAGLVLVALAVFFAALSPLLRWYAFPRLAKIPAGQYQEMVLEAKPATLLDYSTLEAKKVEKVTIVQTLKGNVEESERIERTAGRDVVVWDSLSYIQGPDGAMVSQIPERYIFDAHTQEPVHATGESVDGDAVRREGIEFKWPFLTEKRDYVYFDAQARTSAPIHYKGTREFRGLEVYYFEQTIPWTKVPYPKRMPIPGIDATTLEKQTGTTRWYTTKRMFWVEPVTGAPVNGEEIHREELRGGSLLGGRDKVTAFAGHVKMRPDYVDSTVELVTSQRRTVLLMTSHLPWGFLVAGLGLLAPALWLEARRRPGPAGVAPAPEPLRA; via the coding sequence ATGCGCAGCAGAGCCGGTCTCGTACTCGTCGCCCTGGCGGTCTTCTTCGCCGCCCTGTCCCCGCTGCTGCGCTGGTACGCCTTCCCCCGGCTCGCCAAGATCCCCGCCGGCCAGTACCAGGAGATGGTGCTCGAGGCGAAGCCCGCGACGCTCCTCGACTACAGCACCCTCGAGGCGAAGAAGGTCGAGAAGGTCACCATCGTGCAGACCCTCAAGGGCAACGTGGAGGAGTCCGAGCGGATCGAACGCACCGCGGGCCGCGACGTCGTCGTCTGGGACTCCCTCTCCTACATCCAAGGGCCCGACGGCGCGATGGTGTCGCAGATCCCCGAGCGCTACATCTTCGACGCGCACACCCAGGAGCCGGTGCACGCCACCGGCGAGTCCGTCGACGGCGACGCGGTGCGGCGCGAGGGCATCGAGTTCAAGTGGCCGTTCCTCACCGAGAAGCGGGACTACGTGTACTTCGACGCCCAGGCCCGGACATCCGCCCCCATCCACTACAAGGGCACCCGGGAGTTCCGCGGTCTGGAGGTGTACTACTTCGAGCAGACCATCCCCTGGACCAAGGTGCCCTACCCGAAGCGGATGCCCATCCCCGGAATCGACGCGACCACCCTCGAGAAGCAGACCGGCACCACCCGCTGGTACACCACCAAGCGCATGTTCTGGGTGGAACCAGTCACCGGAGCGCCCGTGAACGGCGAGGAGATCCACCGGGAGGAACTGCGCGGCGGCTCCCTGCTCGGTGGGCGCGACAAGGTCACCGCCTTCGCCGGGCATGTGAAGATGCGCCCCGACTACGTCGACTCCACAGTCGAGCTGGTCACCTCCCAGCGCCGTACGGTCCTGCTCATGACCTCCCACCTCCCGTGGGGGTTCCTGGTCGCAGGCCTTGGACTGCTGGCCCCGGCCCTGTGGCTGGAGGCACGCCGCCGCCCCGGCCCTGCGGGCGTCGCACCCGCTCCGGAACCGCTCAGGGCCTGA
- the rpsA gene encoding 30S ribosomal protein S1, which yields MTSSTETTATTPQVAVNDIGNEEAFLAAIDETIKYFNDGDIVDGVIVKVDRDEVLLDIGYKTEGVIPSRELSIKHDVDPNEVVKVGDEIEALVLQKEDKEGRLILSKKRAQYERAWGTIEKIKEEDGIVTGTVIEVVKGGLILDIGLRGFLPASLVEMRRVRDLQPYVGKELEAKIIELDKNRNNVVLSRRAWLEQTQSEVRQTFLTTLQKGQVRSGVVSSIVNFGAFVDLGGVDGLVHVSELSWKHIDHPSEVVEVGQEVTVEVLDVDMDRERVSLSLKATQEDPWQQFARTHQIGQVVPGKVTKLVPFGAFVRVDEGIEGLVHISELAERHVEIPEQVVQVNDEIFVKVIDIDLERRRISLSLKQANESFGADPASVEFDPTLYGMAASYDDQGNYIYPEGFDPETNDWLPGFESQREAWETQYAEAQQRFEQHQAQVIKSREADEAAAAEGGTAAPAGAPAGASGGSYSSESDDNSGALASDEALAALREKLAGGQS from the coding sequence ATGACGAGCAGCACCGAGACCACCGCCACCACCCCGCAGGTTGCGGTCAACGACATCGGTAACGAGGAAGCCTTCCTCGCCGCGATCGACGAGACGATCAAGTACTTCAACGACGGCGACATCGTCGACGGCGTCATCGTGAAGGTCGACCGGGACGAGGTCCTGCTCGACATCGGTTACAAGACCGAAGGTGTCATCCCGAGCCGTGAGCTCTCGATCAAGCACGACGTCGACCCGAACGAGGTCGTCAAGGTCGGCGACGAGATCGAGGCCCTTGTCCTTCAGAAGGAGGACAAGGAAGGCCGCCTGATCCTCTCGAAGAAGCGCGCCCAGTACGAGCGTGCCTGGGGCACCATCGAGAAGATCAAGGAAGAGGACGGCATCGTCACCGGCACCGTCATCGAGGTTGTCAAGGGTGGTCTCATCCTCGACATCGGCCTCCGTGGCTTCCTGCCGGCCTCCCTCGTCGAGATGCGCCGTGTCCGCGACCTCCAGCCCTACGTGGGCAAGGAGCTCGAGGCGAAGATCATCGAGCTGGACAAGAACCGCAACAACGTGGTCCTGTCCCGCCGCGCCTGGCTCGAGCAGACCCAGTCCGAGGTTCGCCAGACGTTCCTCACCACCCTGCAGAAGGGCCAGGTCCGCTCCGGCGTCGTCTCCTCGATCGTCAACTTCGGTGCGTTCGTGGACCTGGGCGGCGTCGACGGTCTCGTCCACGTCTCCGAGCTGTCCTGGAAGCACATCGACCACCCGTCCGAGGTTGTCGAGGTCGGCCAGGAAGTCACCGTCGAGGTTCTCGACGTCGACATGGACCGCGAGCGTGTCTCCCTGTCGCTGAAGGCGACGCAGGAGGACCCGTGGCAGCAGTTCGCCCGGACCCACCAGATCGGTCAGGTCGTCCCGGGTAAGGTCACCAAGCTCGTTCCGTTCGGTGCGTTCGTCCGCGTCGACGAGGGCATCGAGGGTCTGGTCCACATCTCCGAGCTGGCCGAGCGCCACGTGGAGATCCCGGAGCAGGTCGTCCAGGTCAACGACGAGATCTTCGTCAAGGTCATCGACATCGACCTCGAGCGCCGCCGCATCAGCCTCTCGCTGAAGCAGGCCAACGAGTCCTTCGGTGCCGACCCGGCCTCGGTCGAGTTCGACCCGACCCTGTACGGCATGGCCGCGTCGTACGACGACCAGGGCAACTACATCTACCCCGAGGGCTTCGACCCGGAGACCAACGACTGGCTGCCGGGCTTCGAGTCCCAGCGCGAGGCGTGGGAGACGCAGTACGCCGAGGCGCAGCAGCGCTTCGAGCAGCACCAGGCCCAGGTCATCAAGTCCCGCGAGGCCGACGAGGCCGCCGCTGCCGAGGGTGGCACCGCTGCCCCGGCCGGCGCCCCCGCGGGTGCCTCCGGCGGTTCGTACTCCTCGGAGTCGGACGACAACTCCGGCGCCCTGGCGTCGGACGAGGCGCTTGCCGCCCTGCGCGAGAAGCTGGCCGGCGGCCAGAGCTGA
- a CDS encoding methyltransferase domain-containing protein, protein MSQDFEPEATRRSTGDAESSRASRGWWDRNADEYQSEHGAFLGDDRFVWGPEGLDEADAALLGPAGSLTGLDVLEIGAGAAQCSRWLAAQGARPVALDLSHRQLQHALRIGGEVPLVEADAGVLPFRDGAFDLACSAYGAVPFVADPVRVFREVRRVLRPGGRWVFSVTHPIRWAFPDEPGPEGLSVAASYFDRTPYVEQDEEGRAVYVEHHRTLGDRVRDVVAGGFRLVDLVEPEWPAGNSQEWGGWSPLRGNLIPGTAIFVCERD, encoded by the coding sequence ATGAGCCAAGATTTTGAACCGGAAGCGACCCGCCGTAGCACCGGGGATGCGGAGAGCAGCCGGGCGAGCCGCGGCTGGTGGGACCGGAACGCCGACGAGTACCAGAGTGAACACGGCGCGTTCCTGGGCGACGACCGGTTCGTATGGGGACCTGAAGGACTCGACGAGGCGGATGCGGCGCTGCTCGGCCCGGCGGGTTCACTGACGGGACTGGACGTCCTGGAGATCGGCGCCGGCGCTGCCCAGTGCTCACGCTGGCTCGCCGCGCAGGGCGCCAGGCCGGTGGCGCTCGACCTCTCCCACCGCCAGTTGCAGCACGCGCTGCGCATCGGCGGAGAGGTGCCGCTGGTCGAGGCGGACGCGGGCGTGCTGCCGTTCCGGGACGGCGCCTTCGACCTGGCGTGCTCCGCCTACGGCGCGGTTCCGTTCGTCGCCGACCCGGTACGGGTGTTCCGGGAGGTCAGGCGGGTGCTGCGGCCCGGCGGGCGTTGGGTCTTCTCCGTGACCCACCCGATCCGCTGGGCGTTCCCGGACGAGCCGGGGCCGGAAGGCCTGTCTGTGGCCGCGTCGTACTTCGACCGCACGCCTTACGTGGAGCAGGACGAGGAGGGCCGAGCGGTCTACGTGGAGCACCACAGGACGCTCGGTGACCGCGTGCGGGACGTGGTGGCCGGCGGCTTCCGGCTGGTCGACCTGGTCGAGCCCGAGTGGCCCGCCGGGAACAGCCAGGAGTGGGGCGGCTGGTCCCCGCTGCGCGGCAACCTGATCCCGGGGACGGCGATCTTCGTCTGCGAGCGGGACTGA